One part of the Mycolicibacterium aromaticivorans JS19b1 = JCM 16368 genome encodes these proteins:
- a CDS encoding glycoside hydrolase family 16 protein, with protein MDRRSMMLMSGLGLLAAALPLPSAHAEAPYLFQDDFDGPSGSAPNPANWSIQNWQDDVWPPVDSQYRDDRRNVFLDGNSNLVLLATHEDDQYFSGKVRGNWRVPMGHTWEARAKLDCLTAGAWPAYWAVNEDPLPDGEVDIFEYYGNRSWAPGTTVHAASNGKTWESKSIAGLVDGGWHTWRMRWDADGFKFWRDYVDGAKPYFTVPPKPIPVHGNPTDLRWPFNNPGYWLAPMFTLAVGGPGGGDPSLGTWPAAMLIDWIRIW; from the coding sequence TTGGACCGTCGAAGCATGATGTTGATGTCGGGGCTGGGCCTGCTGGCCGCTGCGCTCCCGCTCCCCAGTGCACACGCGGAGGCCCCCTACCTGTTCCAGGACGACTTCGACGGACCGTCGGGGTCGGCCCCCAATCCCGCGAATTGGTCGATTCAGAACTGGCAGGACGACGTCTGGCCACCCGTCGATAGCCAGTACCGCGACGACCGGCGCAACGTCTTTCTCGACGGAAACTCCAACCTCGTGCTTCTCGCCACCCACGAGGACGACCAGTACTTCAGCGGAAAGGTGCGGGGAAACTGGCGAGTCCCCATGGGGCACACCTGGGAAGCGCGAGCCAAGCTCGACTGCTTGACCGCAGGTGCCTGGCCCGCGTACTGGGCGGTCAACGAAGACCCGCTGCCCGACGGCGAGGTCGACATCTTCGAGTACTACGGCAACCGCAGCTGGGCCCCGGGCACCACCGTCCATGCGGCATCGAACGGCAAGACGTGGGAAAGCAAGTCGATTGCCGGACTGGTCGACGGCGGCTGGCATACCTGGCGGATGCGTTGGGACGCTGACGGGTTCAAGTTCTGGCGCGACTATGTCGACGGCGCGAAGCCGTACTTCACCGTGCCGCCGAAGCCCATCCCCGTGCACGGCAACCCGACTGACTTGCGCTGGCCGTTCAACAATCCCGGTTATTGGCTGGCGCCGATGTTCACCCTCGCGGTTGGTGGACCGGGCGGTGGGGATCCTTCGCTGGGTACCTGGCCGGCGGCGATGCTCATCGATTGGATTCGAATCTGGTAG